The genomic DNA TGAATTCATCGATTTAATTAATGTCTAGACTcttaactaatctaacaaactaaaaaaaatgtataaattaaaaagatctgacttttgaaaatattaagacCTAaccaacattttaaaaaattaaaaattaactaagttttaaaaaattataaagaaaaaagaagtcATATTTTTAAGGACTAATTTATTAGTCCTAATTAACttaaactaatctaattaagcATCactttttatataagataatttataattaaacctaattaaaaatattttaaataaaattaaatataataataatagtccAACCGTATTTTAACTTATATCAACTATCACCAtgacatattaaaaaaattcaaaattaactaTTCTTCAAATCTCATTTGTTGTAAAAGTAATTATTCATCTAATAATCTGTGCAATAAATccatatatgaattttaaaatgataatagactctagatttattaaaaaaaaataaactattaaattGGGGAgtaaaaatgagtgtctacaagtttacattccattttagtgataatcgagTCTCAAAAAACTATGAATCGTAATTTAGCACACAATGATATACCAAGATATATTGACGGAAGATTACCGACTCTGTGAATCCCAACACATTTGTTAACCTCGTCTTTCTTTTATTCGAAATAGAATCTGAGAAAAATATGTATGACTTATTAAAACTAATTCGAAGACCGaacataaaatgttttatttcttaattatcaaaaaatttaatttatcaagatattaaaatataataaactatttgtatgaaatttaaattttacatattttttcattaaatgttttataaaagtactaatttttaaaagtacGTATTCATAATTATCATCACATCACTTTTAAAAAGtactttttcataattaattttattttttatttgatagaaaatatattattaaattagataaaaacctttatcaataaaaaattgaaaaaaaaaattaaatttttaaatcctataaaaaaattatcaacttTTTTAActatcattaatattaattttatttttaaataattattattattattataataatggtAACAAGTAAGCTTTTTTTTGGTTACACTTATTTTATACTTGTCAGTGTTGCTTAATATGGGATGGGTTCAAACAATTCTCTGAACGGGCCGGCCCATCAAATCTCTGTCTCTTTCACAATACGGCGACAATTACCAGAaacaaacagaaaaaaaaaaaaaaaaaactcaaacttGACTCCTCCCATTATTCCCAGTCGGCGAAGTTTCGTTTGCTTGGGTTTGGTttctgtcttcttcttcttcttcttgctcCTTTTGAATCGATCTTTTAACTCTGTGCTTTCTCTGCAACTCTTCTCCAATCCAATTATGGGTTTGTGGGATTCGCTCCTCACTTGGCTCCGGAGGTactctttaaataaatttgttttctttgctGTATTACAAGAGAAATTGCTTCGATCACGATTCATTTCTGGAAATTGTCAATGAAGGAATGTGAGACCTCTAAAGGGTTTTATGTTTATCATCTTGTTTAATCCTTACAAATcttgtttgttgttcttggtCTTGATAAACCTGTTGTTTCAGCTTATTCTTTAAGCAAGAAATGGAGCTTTCACTTGTGGGGCTACAGAATGCAGGAAAAACATCTCTTGTTAATGCAGTAGCTGTAAGAATTAGATGATAATCTTCTTCTTTTACAAGCTTAGATGATGATTGTattggatttgattttatttgatttatgttatatgtCTTTTTTCAGACTGGAGGGTATAGTGAGGACATGATCCCTACTGTAAGTATAAGTAGTTtgtttatgtataaaaaatggTGGAATTTAGATAGAATTTGACAAGTTGAAAAAATTGTTAGGTTGGATTTAACATGAGGAAAGTAACTAAAGGAAATGTAACTATAAAACTATGGGATCTTGGTGGGCAAAGGAGGTTTAGGAGCATGTGGGAACGCTACTGTCGTGGTGTTTCTGCAATTCTTTATGTAGTTGATGCAGCAGACAGAGATAGTGTACCGATTTCAAGAACAGAGCTTCATGATCTCTTGGAGAAACCTTCTTTAAGTGCCATTCCTCTACTTGTTCTTGGCAACAAGATAGATAAATCTGAAGCTCTAACCAAGCAGGCTTTGGTTGATCAGCTGTAAGTATATTTCTATCTATCTGTTTATCGTTGTTTATCGAATATGATTGACTATAGTGACTGTTCTTCATTTTGTTTGCAGAGGTCTTGATTCAATCAAAGACAGAGAAATCTGCTGTTACATGGTCTCTTGCAAGGATTCTATAAACATAGACGTTGTAATTGATTGGCTTATCAAACATTCCAAATCCCCCGCCACAACATGAGAAACCACACCCTTTCCTCTTTTCCAACATCATGGTTCTCTATAGTTGCTATCCCAAATGAATTTGTATTCATTGGACAGTATCCACAATAAAAACATACACACACATTAGTAGAAACACCCAAGATGAATTTGTTACATTTCAAGCAATAACTAATGTTGTTAATGTATGTAATGATTCTTTCCGTCTGTTATTTGAAGCAAAAATGTCAtctattttgttgttattattcACCACCGCAAAATCTTAGATCATTCTTTACTCGATAAACATGGAATGTTTAATGAAGTAAGTGTAGTTTGAGAAATTTGGGTTTTAACAAGGTTACTATAATAGTACATGTATACAATTGTTTGAGATTAACTATTTCTATGTGTTTTATTTTTGAAGGTTTTGAGGTTAATATGATTTATACtaattttgtaaaacaaaacaataatgatgagcattattaaattaaaaccaataaatatgaattaatatcTATCTAATCATTAATGGTTCAACAATACATAAATTTAACAAGTTTAGTCCTTTAGTCCAAATATATAACAATGAACCGATCATAACATCTATGAAAAATGAATTCAAGAATCGAATATACTTTTCAAACCCCAGAAAAATATGCATGAATTATATAAAGAACAAACCacccaaacaaaacaaacaatcaATCTCAAATCGAAACTACTAATTTACTGAATTCGCGACTGAAGATTCCGCCACCGGCCCAGAATCAACTCCGCCGCTATGTTGTCGCTGCAAACTAGACCGACATATATCCTCAATTTGTGCGGTCACCTCTGCAATCGATGGTCGCTTGTCAGGATACTGTGCAGCACAATCAATGGCAAGCTGCAGAAGCTTTACCATCTCTTCTTCAATATCTTCATGATACCTAAGAAGTTCTTGATCGAAAAcctcagccgtccattcctctCTAACCACGGATTGAACCCATCTCGGTAGATCCACTCCATCCTCATTCATTAAAGCATGAGTTGGAGCTTTACCAGTCAATAATTCCAGCAACAATACACCAAAACTATAAACATCAGCTTTCTGAGAAACCTTACGTTGATCTGTAACCTCAGGCGCTCGGTAGCCAGCTACACGGTTAGGTGCGGTCGCAGGCCCACCAAACTGAGCTAATCCGAAATCAGATACACGGGCTTCGTATTTTTGAGAAAGAAGAATGTTGGATGACTTTATGCTGCCATGGGAGACTGTAGATCCCTGTGAATGAAGGTATGTTATTCCTCTTGAAGCTCCAAGAGCAATGGCGGAACGAGTTTCCCAGTTTAATGGCGTCCGACCACCTCCTTTGTTTCCTGTAACAAGAACAGATAAAGGGTGTTCAAAACAATTCGAAAATTTGAAAGATTAATCATTTCTAAGACCGACAGACTGACCATGTAAGAGGGCGGATAAGCTTCCCATTGGCATGTAATCATAAACAAGAAGCTTCTCATCTCTGCTAAAGTAATAAGCTCTCAAAGGAACTAAATTTTCGTTATTCATTGCTCCAATGAATTCTATCTTCTCTTTGAATTCTTTCTCCCCCATTGTCGCATCTTTCAGACGCTTTACAGCAACCGCTATACCCATTTCCATTACGGCCTTATACGCAGTACCGAATGTACCTTTACCCAAAACCTCAGCCGATGCCTTCAACAGATCTTCCAAATCGAACTTACTATCTGGCTCCCCGAAGAATATTAGACTCTTGCTCTTTGATTTGTTCGTTGTTGCAAGCGCCGATACTGGaatggcggcggcggcggcggcggcagtTGAGTTATCGCCGCCTCCTTCTCCGATGGGTTTTACGGTTTGAGTTTCAACTTCCCTTTTCGCTACTGTCTCAATCTCGGCTTCCCTTGTTTTCTCGTTTTTCTTTCGTCGGCAGAGGAATAACAGCAAGAGTATAATCAGCAACAATCCGAGTACCGATCCGATTATGATTCCAGCAATGGCTCCACCGGAgagtttctttttctttttcccaTTTTGGGACTCATCGGTCGGCGTAACACCACCATCACCACCGCAAGAGGATAGAGGTGCGCCGCAAAGGAAGTTACCGGAAAACGCGCTGGCCGGTCTTCCCGCCGACAGCGAAGAGGGTATTGAACCGTTCAACAGATTGTTTGACACATTGAACTGAACGGAACTGTTAAAATTAAGTTCAGGAATCGACCCATTAAGCTTGTTATTCTCCACAAACAAAGTAGCCAAACGAGGCAGATTGTTGAAGGAAACCGGGATCTCACCGGAAAAACTATTAAAAGCAAGATTCAAACGAACAAGATCAcggaaagagaaaataaaatccGGAATTGGACCAGAGAAAGAGTTATGTTGTAGATAGAGATTACGAAGTCCAGTAATGGAAGCGAAATCCGCAGGAAGTGGACCTGATAAAGCATTGAATCGAAGACTTAAAGTACGCAAACGGGTCAATTTCCCGATAGAACCTACCGGAACTTGACCGGCAAGACCCATTCCAGGAAGTCTGAGCTCTACCACCTGACCAGCTTCGCATGTAACACCAGTCCATGAACACGGACTTGTCTGAGATGTGTTCCACAAAAGAGATCTACCCCCGACAGCTGAACGGAGAGACAAAAGCGCCGCCCTGTCTGCAGCAAGGTCCGTTTTTCCGGCCGGTAGAAATGAAAGAGAGAGGAAAAGAACAATGCTGAAAATCACACGAGGATCCATTATCGGAATCCACCCAAAGTTGTAATCTTTTGCTCGATCTGAAGCAGGGTTACGATAAAATTCAGTAAGCCCTCATCTCTGTCCCTTCTGCTATGGCTTCTTCCTCATCATCTtatgaggagagagaaagaacaAGATAGAGACAGGAGAACTTACAAACTCACAAATGGCTGCCTTATTGTCTTTAAAACCCTAAAAAAGAAGCTTCAGCCGTCGTCCCCATGTGCGTACACTGTATCAAATTCTCAaacttcccaaaaaaaaaatgtttttttttaaactatctGTCATTTAAATTTACCActcaatttcaatatattatttttatttttttttgtatacaaAGCTGACAGCTGATGTAGAAACGCtggaattcttttaaattttatttttttgttttaatttatgatatgtTGTTGTTTTTTATTGGGTTTGAATAAGTGATTGAGTAAACAAATGGAATAAAATTAAACTTGAAACGGGTTGTGATTAGTTCAACAATATTtctactattttttaattaatattattttatacgtattgaataaaattaaacttgAAATGGATTGTGATTAGTTCAACAATATTTCTactattgttttaattaatattgttttaatttgaataacgGCTAAATGAGAAAGTTCtattctcaaatttataaagTCAATGATGATATAATTGATTTCATTTTTATCAAAGTAGCCGTTACTACTATGGATATGGCATAATTTTTATACCGTTACTATGACaatgtaatgattttatttaagaaacaaTTTTAGTAGagcatctttatatatattgaaaatatcattttattcttAAAGCATATTGATTTTGAAGTCATTGAATTTAATGTgatcactattttttttttcattttcaagatATGATTTTAATAAGTAATTGGGTATTTGTGTGTACCCAATTTTAGTAAGAAaacagaaaaaataatttgtttttttagcaAACTATATGTAGTATTCAACCAAcaaatttaaagttattaaaccttcaaaatagatataacaaatattgaaaataattatccttaaatatatttattttactttcacCTAATCATTGTAACTTCCAAATAACAACAAATACTTAATCAAATTTAACTTATCAAATACATTAAAGACATGAAAATTTGACcacaataatattaatcattttaggGGTTAGAATCCTACCTAATCAAAACACTCTCaagataatatcattaattGTATCAAAAACCACATTCACAAATTACTCAAATACTTCTATTTCCTTCTAATTTTATTggatataattttgaatatatatatatatatatatatatatatattccaaatGTGAACACTCGAATCCATGACCCTAATAACACGAGTTATTGCACTGTATCACTGAGTTTTTACAATATGATCGAACTCAAAGTCATTGTTATGGTCtctttttttatctctaaaaTTTTAGTTTCTTTTAAGCCTACTGGTCTTTGAGGTCCCTCATCGTCAAACTAGACattttggatcaagtttaaTATTGTTCCTTAGAGATTTCGTCTTTAGTAAATAGTCTTgggtttttcaaaatattaattaagatgcAATAGTATTATGGAAGAATTAAAAGTAACAATGATTTTATAACTAACGTTTATGTTTGGAGTCAATGTCTCTGTCGGTTACATAAATGTGTAGGTTTATAGTCCATTGAATTAATCTATGTTTGgtactatattattatttaataatcaaattatatctCATCAATGTGACAGCAACATCTTAGCTGGTTCATTTACAAACAGAGTTTGTATCAACaatgttatataataataaatacatccTTATTtgctaaataatattatatattttattataatttacctAGCAAAAAGagaaatccatttttttataaccggattttgtttaatatatatatattacaggGTGGGTGTGACAGGGCAAATGAGTTAAGGATGACGTGTCGTTAGTGGCTTCATTAATATCTGACAACTGTGTTAAACAACAGGAGCCCCACCCGACCCGGTTTTCAAGCacatctttaatttatttgataaaaaagacaattttCGTCTTCCACCTttcgatattttatttttatatttttggtttattaagtaaaatctttttttgttttttaatttttttaatttataatttccaTATTAAAGTGTGCCTGGAAAGGTCATTGAAAGTAGTGAAAGCTGCcgtttcattttttctttttgactTGCATCTATAAAgctagataaaatattattattattttttttattttttaacttaaaaaaaaaaaaaaaaagtaataataggGAGATCAATTGCTaccacaaaaataaaaaaaattgattatcgattttgtttgagttgtttattagttaattagtttTAACGGTTAATCAATTTTACCAATAATTTTACCAATTAAACGATTGGTTTttgattgaattattttttaacaatttagtCGGTAAattagtaataatttaatcttatatatttatattagttatttggtaaatattagatatattttaaataatatttaataatttatatatattaattgtttttaaattttaaattataatttgtataaaactattataaatatataatttaaatggttattaaatattattattattattttatttttaaaatttaaaaaaaagtaataataggGAGATCAATGGTTGcgacaaaaattgaaaaatagatAATCAAATGAACGCGGTTGATTATCAGTTTgtttattagttaattagtttTAACGGGTTCCGGTTAACTGAAATTTTACCAATTAAACGATTTGGTTTtcgattaaattatttttttagcaaTTTAGCCGGTAAATCGGTGATAAtttaatcttatatatttatattagttattttgtaaatattaaatatattttaaataatatttaataatttatatatattaattatttttaaattttaaattataatttatatagaattattataaatatataatttaaatggtTATTAATCTATAAatgaaaacttttaaaatatattatattgttataataatataatatattataatatatttctaaatatatttatgaaatattattataatatattatattataaagataaaaaaacatggagaacaacattaattttgattttttttataaaatttaatacataatttaaaattttaattatgttcaCGGTTAAATCAGTTTATTAATCGGAATCGACCGGAACCAGTAGAACCAAAATCGGTAAAACCGATAGTAATACTAATCGGTTAACCAATTTGTAAAACAAGAGTTTAAACTGGACTTAACCGGAATCGTTTAACCGATTAATCGACCGGTTGAACACCCTTAACGAC from Impatiens glandulifera chromosome 9, dImpGla2.1, whole genome shotgun sequence includes the following:
- the LOC124915729 gene encoding ADP-ribosylation factor-like protein 8c, with translation MGLWDSLLTWLRSLFFKQEMELSLVGLQNAGKTSLVNAVATGGYSEDMIPTVGFNMRKVTKGNVTIKLWDLGGQRRFRSMWERYCRGVSAILYVVDAADRDSVPISRTELHDLLEKPSLSAIPLLVLGNKIDKSEALTKQALVDQLGLDSIKDREICCYMVSCKDSINIDVVIDWLIKHSKSPATT
- the LOC124915728 gene encoding probable inactive receptor kinase At1g48480; the protein is MDPRVIFSIVLFLSLSFLPAGKTDLAADRAALLSLRSAVGGRSLLWNTSQTSPCSWTGVTCEAGQVVELRLPGMGLAGQVPVGSIGKLTRLRTLSLRFNALSGPLPADFASITGLRNLYLQHNSFSGPIPDFIFSFRDLVRLNLAFNSFSGEIPVSFNNLPRLATLFVENNKLNGSIPELNFNSSVQFNVSNNLLNGSIPSSLSAGRPASAFSGNFLCGAPLSSCGGDGGVTPTDESQNGKKKKKLSGGAIAGIIIGSVLGLLLIILLLLFLCRRKKNEKTREAEIETVAKREVETQTVKPIGEGGGDNSTAAAAAAAIPVSALATTNKSKSKSLIFFGEPDSKFDLEDLLKASAEVLGKGTFGTAYKAVMEMGIAVAVKRLKDATMGEKEFKEKIEFIGAMNNENLVPLRAYYFSRDEKLLVYDYMPMGSLSALLHGNKGGGRTPLNWETRSAIALGASRGITYLHSQGSTVSHGSIKSSNILLSQKYEARVSDFGLAQFGGPATAPNRVAGYRAPEVTDQRKVSQKADVYSFGVLLLELLTGKAPTHALMNEDGVDLPRWVQSVVREEWTAEVFDQELLRYHEDIEEEMVKLLQLAIDCAAQYPDKRPSIAEVTAQIEDICRSSLQRQHSGGVDSGPVAESSVANSVN